In Ptychodera flava strain L36383 chromosome 17, AS_Pfla_20210202, whole genome shotgun sequence, one genomic interval encodes:
- the LOC139115373 gene encoding alpha-tocopherol transfer protein-like — MSEQYVCSLSAELQQKAKLEVNEDPDTRQKKLDQLRHLFKSRPDILFRNDDAFLLRFLRNKKFDVQKAFKKIVHYYEVRRDYTDLFGTFKPLDYKYIFDAEMEMVCPGRDSDGRKVIIARNSRWDVDRYDVAEGFRGSLMMMETILQEEETQINGVVLIADYEGYTMKHFTKSKPSIMKKMSDIYENALPLRIKAVHFVRQPEIFSKLYSIIKSFMSEKLTKRLYFHGEEYGSLHKYVPSSMLPADLGGQLPEFQNKEWRERLLASNEEFEINNKYGFPKAVGSLGVADVGEEPGAGIAGSFKRLEV; from the exons ATGTCCGAGCAATACGTGTGCAGCCTGAGCGCGGAGCTACAGCAGAAAGCCAAACTGGAAGTGAACGAGGATCCCGACACACGACAGAAGAAGCTAGACCAGCTACGTCATCTGTTCAAGTCACGGCCTGATATCCTATTCCGAAACGACGACGCCTTCCTGCTCCGGTTCCTGCGGAATAAAAAATTCGATGTCCAGAAAGCCTTCAAGAAAATCGTCCACTATTACGAAGTCCGGCGAGATTACACGGACCTCTTTGGAACATTCAAACCGCTCGattacaaatacatttttgatGCGGAAATGGAGATGGTCTGCCCTGGGAGAGACTCCGACGGAAGGAAAGTTATCATAGCCAGGAATT cTAGATGGGATGTTGACAGATATGACGTAGCTGAAGGTTTCAGAGGTTCACTGATGATGATGGAGACGATCTTACAGGAGGAGGAAACACAAATCAACGGAGTTGTTCTCATTGCTGACTACGAGGGCTACACgatgaaacattttacaaaatccaAACCATCGATAATGAAGAAAATGTCAGACATATATGAG AATGCGTTACCGCTCAGGATTAAAGCAGTTCACTTCGTTCGGCAGCCGGAGATTTTCAGtaaattatactccataataaaatcatttatgagtgaaaaattgacaaaacgg CTGTACTTTCATGGTGAAGAGTATGGAAGTCTTCACAAGTACGTGCCTTCCTCGATGTTACCAGCAGACCTGGGCGGACAGCTGCCGGAGTTCCAAAACAAAGAATGGCGGGAGAGACTACTAGCTAGCAACGAAGAGTTCGAAATCAACAACAAATACGGGTTTCCAAAAGCTGTGGGTTCCTTAGGAGTGGCGGACGTTGGTGAGGAGCCCGGTGCTGGTATAGCAGGCTCTTTCAAGAGACTTGAAGTGTAA
- the LOC139115374 gene encoding acireductone dioxygenase-like — MVRAWFMDDSDADQRLEHMTDPPQFVDLDYLKEQGVLYWKLDADNWEKEGKLTQIRSERGYSYEDEITCTPEKLPNYEEKLKMFYQEHLHSDEEIRFIVDGSGYFDIRDKNDKWIRIECLKGDLIILPAGIYHRFTLDTKDYIQAKRLFVGVPVWTPHNRPNDDHPARLEYLKSYLSQAK, encoded by the exons ATGGTCCGTGCATGGTTTATGGATGACTCTGACGCTGACCAGCGCTTGGAACACATGACTGACCCACCTCAATTCGTAGATTTGGATTACCTGAAAGAACAGGGCGTTCTGTACTGGAAG CTGGATGCAGACAATTGGGAGAAAGAAGGAAAGCTTACCCAAATCCGAAGTGAACGTGGTTACTCGTATGAAGATGAAATCACATGCACTCCTGAAAAACTGCCTAATTATGAAGAAAAG CTAAAAATGTTTTACCAAGAACATCTACACTCTGATGAGGAAATTCGATTCATTGTTGACGGCAGTGGATATTTCGATATCAGAGACAAGAATGACAAATGGATCAGAATTGAATGCCTTAAGGGAGATCTCATCATCTTGCCGGCAGGAATCTATCACAGATTCACCCTGGATACTAAG GACTACATTCAAGCCAAGCGCTTATTTGTAGGAGTACCCGTATGGACTCCTCACAACAGACCCAATGACGACCATCCTGCTCGTCTGGAATACCTGAAAAGTTATCTGAGTCAAGCGAAGTAA